From the genome of Nocardia mangyaensis:
CAACCCGTGCCTGGCCGTGGAATTCAGCGGAGCACGGGCACGCTCGGGCTTGTCTTCAGAGCTTGCGGAGTCCAACGAGCACCTTTTCCAGAGTGGATGCGTCCAGCGACATCGCCGCCGACAGCGGCGGACGGACGGTGATCTTGCCCGCGTGCAGCAGATCCGACAGCACCACGGTGGCGACACCGACCGGCAGCCGTAGTTCCGCCGCGATCTCCACCACCGCGGTCGGCGCCCGGCACATGTCCAGGATCGCCACCTGCTCCGACGTCATGCCCGCGGTGGGCGCCGACTCGCTGACCACCAGGGTGACCAGGTCGAAATCCTCGGTGACCGGGGTGCGTCCGCCGGTCAGCGTGTAGAACCGGTCGGGATCGTCGTCGCGGCCCGCCCTGGTCAATTCGGCGCTCCGTGTCTGGGTTGGGCAGCCATATGCTCGCCGAGCTGCTCGACCAGCTCGTGCATGGTGTGCCCGACCAGGCCCGCGTCGGCGTCCTCGGCCGCGACCACCGCTAAATGCGCGCCGCGCCCCGCCTCGACCACGAACAGGATGCCGCCGTAGAACTCGGTCATCGACTGGCGAACACCGCCACGCCCGTCACCGAACTCGACGGAGGCCCCGTGCGACAGGCTCTGGAATCCGGCGGCGATGGCGGCCAGCTGGTCGGCGCGATCGACGTCGAGTTCCGGGGTGTGGCAGATCTTGAGGCCGTCACCGGACAGCAGCAGGGCGTGCCGGGTGCGCGGGGTGCGAGCGAGCAGCTTCTCGAGCAGCCAGCTCAGGTTCGTGGGTGCGGTGGTGGTCATCGGTCCTCCAGGGGGTCGGAAGCGGCGGCGGCGCTGCCTGATTCGTGCCCGTGGCCGGGCGCGGAACGTTGGAAGGCGCCCAGTGCGCCAGGCCTGGCCGGTGCGGCCGGCGCGGGCGGCGTACTGGTCAGACCTTCGGGATGAACCTGGGCCAGGGTGTCGCCGCGGCGGCGGCGGGGCAGGGCGGGGGTGTCGGCGGTCCGAGGTGGGACCGCCGGCTGCTCCGGCGCGGGTCGCGCGTGCTGCCCGACGGTGTCGGCCCAGCCGAGGTCTGGGGTGTCGGCCCTGGTGTGCTGGGCGCGCGGGGTCGGGGTACTGAACTGGCCGAGGGTGGTGAGCTGGGTGTCGGTGGGGCGCGGGGTGGGCGCGGTGAGCTGATTGGGCGTGTGGCTGCGGCGCTCGGCGCGCGCGGTGAGTTCGCGCGGGACGACGACGACCACGGCGGTGCCGCCGATGGCCGAGGGCCGGTAGGACACGGTCAGTTCGTGCTTGCGGGCCAGGTGGCCGACCACGGCGAGTCCGAGCCTGGTGCCCGACAGCGAAGCGAGGTCGGTGCCCTTGCCCTTGTGGTCGCGGCCGGTGACGGCGGCCTCGGCGCGGCGCAGCGCCGAATCGCTCATCACCAAGCCGCTGTCCTCGATCGTGATCACCACGCCCGCTGGCACTTCCGCGGCGTAAACGTGCACCTCGGTGGTGGGCGGAGAGAAGTTGCAGGCGTTGTCGAGCAGTTCGGCGAGGGTGTGCATGACGCCCTCGGCGGCGTGTCCGGCGACGCCCACTTCGGCGACCGCGCGCAGTCGCACGCGCTGGTATCCGGCGACCCGGCCCATCGCACCGCGCAGAATGGATTCCATCGCAATCGGTTTCGCCCAGCGGCGACCGGTGCGAGCGCCGCTGAGCACGGCGATGCTGTCGGCGAGGCGCCCGGCCTGGGCGGTGCGGTGGTCGATGTGCAGCAGGTCGGTGAGCACCCGGGGATCGGCGTGCCGGTGCTCCATCTCGCGCAGTTCGGCCAGCATGCTGGTGGTCATCGCCTGGATGCGCCCCGCGGCGCCGGCGAACGCGGCCAGCGCCGCCGCGCCGCGCCGCGCGTTCTCCTGCGCTTCCCAGGCGTAGGCGGCGGAGTGTTCCTCGGCCTTGGCGATGCGGGTGCTCGCCTCGGCGACGGTGGCCGCCACCTGTTGTTCGGCGCGCTGGGCGGTGGCGCGGGCGGTGGCGGCGTGCGCGCGCTGGCGCAGGGCGACGAAGACCGCGGGGCAACCGATCAGAACCGCGCCGAGTGCCGCGGCCAGCACCGGAATGCCGATGTCTTGCGGAGCGAACACCGCGGTCACCGCCGCGATCGCGACAATGGCCACACCGGCACCGAACACGACATATCCCGCGTAGCCCCCGGATTCACCGCGGGGCACGAACTCCCCCACCGGTGCCATCGGCGTGACTTCCGCAGTACTCACAGGCCCCCAACCGCCGATCGCTCCATCGAACACGCGGCATCACAGCACGTTTCGATAACGCGGCAGAGCATATCGAGCCCTCGCCCTGCCTGCCACTCCTACGGAAACGGTTCATCGCCCGTTCGGACGCCGGTCAGCGGACCGTCGGATCACCACCGCGCCCCGCTGACCGGCTCCGCGCTGGTCACGTTGGTGCGCGACCCCGCATCACCTCTGGCCCCGCCCCCTGTCACCGGCCGTCGGCGTGCCAACGATCACGCGCGGCCCAACCGCCGCCGCTCAGTCGAGCACGGCGGTGGCCTCGACTTCGACCAGCAGATCCGGCTCACCCAGCGCGGCCACGCCGAGCAGGGTGATCGGCTTGACGGGGTCGACGCCGAGTTTGGCCGCGGCTCGTGCCACGCCCTCGCCGAGCAGCGGGTATTTGTCCGGCCCCCAGTCCACGACGTAGATGGTCAGCTTCGCGACGTCATCGAACGAACCGCCGATCGCGGCGAGCGCGGTGCCGATGTTGAGGTAGGCCTGTTCGACCTGTGCGGCGAAATCGCCCGCGCCGACGGGATTGCCTTCACCGTCGCGCGCCACCTGTCCGGCGAGGAAGACCAGCCGGGAGCCGCTCGCGATCGAAAGTTGCCGATACACCTCCGGTTGCGGCAGTCCCTCCGGATTCACCAGTACCACGGCCATGCTCGCTCCCCTTCCTCGACGGTTTCGCTCAACATAGCGGCGGGGTCCGACAGGTTTCGGTCATCGGCCGAGCGCATCCACGGCGAGCCTGGTCGCCTCGGCGATGCTCTCGTTCGAGGGGTCGGTGTCTCGCTCGGACTTGGTGGACAGCACCGCGAGCACGATCGGCTCGCGACCGGGTGGCCAGGCGATGGCGACATCGAGGGCGGTGCCGTAAGCGGGGGTGCCGGTTTTGTCGCCGACGGTCCAGTCAGCGGGCACCCCGGCCTGGATGCGCTCGCCGCCGGTGGTGTTGGCCCGCAACCAGTCGGCGAGTTGCGCGCGTTCGGGTGCGGGCAGAGCGGTGCCCAGGACGAGGGCGCGATAGTCAGCGGCGATGGCGGCCGCGGTGGTGGTGTCGCGTTCGTCGCCGGGGATGGCGGTGTTGAGTTCGGTCTCCCAGCGGTCGAGGCGGGTGACGGTGTCACCGAGGGTACGGACGAAGGCGGTGAATCCCTCCGGTCCACCGAGTTCGCGCAGGAGCAGGTTGCCCGCGGTGTTGTCGGAGACGGTGATCGCGGCATGACAGAGTTCGGCGACGGTCATCCCGGTCTCGACGTGCTGCTCGGTTTCCGGGGAATACTCCACGAGATCGTCGGCGGTGTAGTGGATGACCTTGTCGAAGTAGCCGGTGTCGAGCGGATGGGCCTGCAACAGCGCGCCGCAGGCGATGCCCTTGAACATCGAGGCGATCGGGAAGCGCTCGTCGGCACGGTGATCGACGGCGGTGTTCGTACCGGTGTCGACCACCGAAAGGCCCAGGCGGACACCGTATTCCGACTCCAGGTCGGCGAACGACGGGGTGGCTGCCAGCGTTGTCGCGGTTTCGGGGACGGCGGATTCGGTGCTGGTCGAGCAGGCGGTCACGGCTACCGCGGCCATGGCCATGGCGACGGCGGCGAGGCGCCTGCGGATCGGGAACACGCGGTGGGATGGGGTGTAGGTGGTCACCGGTGCACCACACCATCGTCGGCCTGCTCGCGGCCAATACCCGGTCTCGGCGCGTCCGAGTCGCGTTCGATATCGGGGCAGGTCGGCGTGGGCGGAACCGGGTGGGTGGACCAGCGGATTTCCGGTCGATCGGCGTGGCGAGAACGGCCGCGCTGGTTCAATGGCCGTCATGGATCTGCTCCGCCATCTCCGGTTCTTCGTCTCCGTCGCGGACGAGGGCCATTTCGGGAAGGCGGCAGCCGCGCTGCAGATGACCCAACCGCCGCTCTCGCAGGGTCTGCGCCGGCTCGAACAGCATCTCGAGGTCGAGCTCATCCACCGCACCAGCCAGGGCGCGATGCTCACCGAGGCGGGGCGGCAGCTACTGCCGCGCGCCCGGCTGCTCGTCGACGATGCCGATCGGCTGCTCGCCGAATCGCGGCGGATCGCCCAGCTCAGCGGGTCGGTGCGGTTCGCGGCGACGACGGCGCTGCCTGATCGGCTGGTCGCCGCCTGCGTCACGGCGTTGCGGGTGGACGGCGCCGAGGTGTCCACGACGCTGAGGCCGACCGTCGATCTCGTCGCCGAGGTGCGCGCGGGGGTGTGCGATGTCGCGGTGATCGAGCATCCCGCCTTGGTCGACGGCGTCGAGGCCGGGCCGGTGGTGAAGCTGCCGCGCTGGCTGGTCGTGCCCGGCCGGCATCGCACCACCACCGCCGAGCGGCCCACCTTCCCGATGCTGGCCGGCCTGCGGTTCGCGCATCCACCGCGTTCGGCCAACCCGCCCGCCTTCGACAGCGTGCGCGATCTGCTGCGCGAGCGCGGACTCGACGCCGAGCCGCTCGCCGCCGCCGATGATCGGGCGGTGCTCGCCGCGGTCGCCGCGGGATCGAGTTTCGGATTGACGGCGACACCGCCGACCCCGACGCCCGGGGTGGCCTGGATGACATTGGCACCGCAGTCGGTTGCCCTGCGGGTCAGGGTGGTTCGGCGCGCCGATGCCGAGACGCAGGCAGATGCGCTGGATCGGGTGCTGTACCGGGAGCGGCTGCGATGAACGCGCCGCACGCCGACGGTGTCCGCGGCGGGCCACGACGTGGCGATGCGGTCGCCAGGGGCAGCACACGCGCGAGGTCGTCCGATGGCACGGTGGGCCGGATTCGCGCGGTCTTCGCCGATGCCGGTTGCAGCGGATGGTTACATGCCCGCCGGTGTGATGATTCCGGCGCGGAGGTCTGCGTGGACGGTCGGGACCGGGTGGTGCTCGCGTCGGTGTACAAGGTGTTGCTGTTGGTGGCGTTCTGCCGACGGGTCGAGGACGGAACGATCGACCCGACGGCTCGGCTCACCATCGATCCGGCCGAGTGCACGCCGGGGCCCACCGGCCTCGCCGCATTGCATGATCCGGTGACGTTGAGTCGCCGGGATCTGGCGACATCGATGATGACGGTGTCCGACAACGCGGCCGCCGACGTGCTGCTCGGTGAAGTCGGTCTCGCCGCGATGACCGAGCTGGTCGACGAACTCGATCTGACCGAGACGCGGGTACTCGGCGGGACCGCGGACCAGCATCGAAGCCTGGTGCGTGACACCGACACGCACAGTACCGCCGAGGCGTTCGCCGCATTGGCCGACAACGACGAAGCCTGGACCGTTGCGGCATACGACCCCTCCTATGCGAGCGCGACGACACCGGAGGAGATGACCCGGCTGCTGCGGCGGCTGTGGACTGGCGAGGTGTTGTCGACCGCGAGTGTCGAATTCGTTCGCTCGGTGATGGGACGCCAGATCTGGCCGCATCGGATAGCCGCCGCCTTCCCCCATCGAGGAGTGCTGGTCGCGGGCAAGACCGGGACCATCGGGGTGATCCGCAACGAAGTGGCTGTCGTGGAGTTCCCCGGCGAAACCCCGGTCGCGGTGGCGGTCTTCACGCGGGCGGCCCGCGCCGATCCGATGCTGCCTGTGGTCGATGCGGCCATCGGCGAGGCCGCGCGCATCGCGGTCACCGAACTGCGCCGTCCCCGCTGACCGCCGCCGTGACAGGTGACGGACATCGGTCGGGGGCGCGTCGATCCGGACCACCGAGTTCGTCGAGTCGCGCACGGCGGGCGCGTGCTCGTCGCCGTCGACCTCGCGACACCCGATCAGGCGGTTTACCGTCGCCGACGGATTCTGGGCGACCCGGTCGCGGAGCTGGACGCTAGGCTGGGTGGTCGATTCGTGGTCGCGCCACCGGGCGACCCTGCCCAGGACGGAACCCCGTGAAGCTCGCTGTGCAACTGCTGTTGTTCTTGCTGGTCCCCGCCGTGATGTTCGCGGTGCCGTGGTGGACGCTGGTCGCGGCGCCCACCGGCGGCAGCGGGCCGCTGTTCCGGATCGGCACCGCACTGTGCGTGCTCGGGGTCATCGGCCTGCCCCTGGCGATGTTCCTCGGACACGGACCGATGCAGTCCGATCCGGCGTCGATCATCGGTGACACCGCGCTCGGCGTGCTGTGGGTGGTGTTCTGCTGGTCGGTGATCGGTGTGTTCGTGCGCGGGGTGCTCGCGGTCGGCGGGGTCGACGGCAGGCTGGCCGCGAAGATCGTCGCGGTCGGCGTGGCGGTGGTAGCGGTCTCGTTGAGTTCCTGGGGCGTGTACGAGGCGCGCAAGGTACCGCAGGTACGCACCGTCGAGGTCGCGATCACCGGCCTGCCCGACGGGATGGACGGGCTGCGCATGGTCGTGGTCACCGACACCCACTTCGCCGCTCTCGACCGGCAGCGCTGGTCGGAGGATGTGGTGGACGTGATCAACGCGCAGAATCCCGACATCGTCGCGCACACGGGCGATCTCGCGGACGGCTCGGTCGAGCAGCGCAGCGCGCAGGTCGACCCGCTGGGCAAGGTCGACGCGCCGCTGGGCCGGTTCTACATCACCGGCAACCACGAGTACTTCGGTGATGCCGAGAGCTGGATGGACCACATGGCCTCGCTCGGCTGGCAGCCGCTGCACAACGAGCACCGCACCGTCACCCGGGGCGAGGACCAGCTCGTCATCGCCGGCATCGACGACCCGACCGGCACGATCCTGCCCGGCCACGGCCCGGATCTGCCGCGCGCGCTCGAGGGTGCCGATCCGGACGTGCCGGTCGTGCTGCTGGCCCATCAGCCCAAACAGATCGTCGACGCCGCTGCCGCCGGGGTGGCCCTGCAGATCTCCGGGCACACCCACGGCGGCCAGATCTGGCCGTTCCACTACCTGGTCCGGCTCGATCAGCCGGTCGTCGCCGGGCTGAGTCGCCATGCGGACAACACGCAGCTCTACACCAGTCGGGGCACCGGATTCTGGGGTCCGCAGCTGCGGGTGTTCGCGCCGAGTGAGATCACCGTGCTGGTCCTGCGGGTGGAGCGCAACGCCTCCTGACCAGCACGGCCAACCGGGTCAGCGGTGCGGCTGGGTGACCTCCGGCGGCAGCGGGTCGCTCATCGCGACGCCCGAGCCGGTCCAGGTGTAGGTGATCGTGGCGGGGCCGCCCTGGGGCGCGGCGAAGGGTTCGTCGCCGACGAGCCACTTGTACTCGACGGTGACCGCGTTGCCGTTCGCCCCGGCCACATGGGTGAAGGCGTAGGGCTCGGACGTGGCTGTGCCCAGGTAGGCCCCCTCGTGGAAGAACATGATGTGGATCGGGGCGCCCGCGGAGTTGCCGCCCACGGCGCGGACCCACAGCAGTTGTCCGCAGTTACCGGGCTGATCGGGGGACGCCTGCACGGCGACCCAGCCCCCACCGAATCCGGCCAGCGCGTTCTGCACACCGGCCGACGCGGGATCGATGCAGCGATCGGGGCCGCTGATGTCGTCGCCGGGCTGGGGTCCGGGGTTTCCGGCGGTCGGGCCGGGATTTCCCGCCGTCGGTCCGGGGTTTCCGGCCGTCGGGCCTGGCTGTTCGGCGGCCGGGGCTTCGGTCTCCGTGCCGGGTGCGGGCTGAACCGGGGTGCTCGTGGTGGCCCGGGACGTGGATGTGCCGGTGGCCGAACCGCTCTCGTCGCCGCATCCGACGATCAGCGCTGCGGCGACGGCGATCAGCGCTCCCATGCGCACGGTCTTCTTCATGATGTCCTCGATTCTGTATCCCCCGCGCAGTGCGCGCGTACTGCTGACTCCATCGGGACACTCGAGGGGGCCGTTAGGCGATTTTCCGGGATCTGCACCCTAGGGTGCGAAATCATCACCCTTTGACCGGCCGGACCGAAAAACGACGAATCCAGCGGGGCCGCAGGTCCACATCGAGCAGTGGCGCGGCCACCACGTCGACCCGGCCCCACCACCGACTGGGCCGGGCCGGAGTAGGTCACAGGCGCGCGATCACCAACGCGGCGCAGCCGATCAGCGGCGGGGTGAGCTGGATCAGGGCGGCCCGGGCCTTGTCCGGCGAAGAGATCAGCAGGATCAGCCCCGCGGCCACCATCGAACCCGCCCCGGCCAGTACCAGCGCCAGCCCGATTCCGGCGTCGCCGAAGGCGGTGAAACCCATGCCGACCGCGGCGACGATAGCCAGGAACAGGTTGTAGAAGCCCTGGTTGAAGGCCATTTCTCGGGTGGCCTCCGCCTCCTGGGCGGAGGTACCGAAGGTCGCTCGCGTGCGCGGTGCGGTCCACTGCAGCGATTCCATGACGAAGATGTAGCCGTGCAGCAGCACAGCGATCCCGGTGAAGACCAACGCCACTACCGTCATCGATCCGCCTTCCGACGTGGCCCGGCGAACGCCGCGCGCTGATCGTGATTATGACCCACGGTGACAGGTGGGGGCCGGGTAGAATCGCAGCCAGATGGCCAGCGTCGGCCGGATGGCCGGGTGTGGTCACGGGAGTGGCAGATGAGCGCACACGACGGATCCGCTTCGACCCAGCTGCCGCGAGGGCTGCGGCGGCTACTGATCGCGGTCACGGTGTTCTTCGTGGCGCTGATCATCGTGCCGCAGCTGATCGGCGCCTACATCAACTGGTTGTGGTTCGGGGAAGTCGACTACCGCGCGGTCTGGGCGACCGTCTTGCTCACCAGGATCACCCTGTTCGCCCTGATCAGTCTGTGCGTCGGCGGCGCCGTGTTCACCGCGATGTGGCTGGCTTACCGCTTTCGCCCCGCCTTCTTCCCGCGCACGAAAACCGACGATCCGCTCGATGTGTATCGCCAGCTCCTGGCCCGATGGCCGCTGCGGTTCGGCCTCGGCGTCGCGATCGGTCTCGGGCTGATCTGCGGCGCGATCGGGCAGTCGCGGTGGGAGACGGTGCAGTTGTTCCTGCGCGGCGGCTCGTTCGGCCAGCGCGATCCCGAATTCGGACTCGACGTGGGCTTCTTCGTCTTCGATCTGCCGTTCTACCGGCTCGTGCTCAGCTGGCTGTTCGTCATCGTGTTCTTCGCCTTCCTGGTCTGCCTGGCCACGCACTATCTGTTCGGCGGAATCCAGCTGCGCGGCAAGGGCGTCGGGCTGTCGCACGCGGCCCGCATCCAGCTCGCGGTCCTGGTCGGAACGTTCTTCCTGTTGAAGGCGGTCGCCTACTGGTTCGACCGGTACGCGCTGCTGACGAGCAAGCGGCGGGAGCCGACCTTCGCCGGAGCGGGGTACACCGACGTCAACGCTGTGCTGCCCGCGCGGTTCATTCTGTTCGCCATCGCGCTGATCTGCGCGGTCGCGGTGTTCTCGGCCCTGGTGCTCCGCGATCTGCGAGTGCCGGCGATGGCCGCAGCGCTGCTGTTGCTGTCCTCGATCGTGGCCGGTGGCGTGTGGCCGCTGGCGGTCGAGCAGTTCTCGGTGCGACCCAACGCCGCCGATATGGAGAGCCCGTACATCGAGCGCAACATCGCGGCCACCCGGCAGGCGTACAACATCGGCAGTGATCGCGTCGAGTACCAGTCCTATCCCGGTGTCGGTTCCGCGCCGCCGCCACAGGTGCCCGCTGACCGGACCACCATCGCCAATATCCGGCTGCTCGACCCGCAGGTGCTCTCGCGGACCTTCACCCAGCAGCAACAGCTGAAGAACTTCTACAGCTTCCCGGACAATCTCGATCTGGATCGCTACCGCCTCGATGGTGACCTGCGCGATTACGTGGTGGCGGCCAGGGAGTTGACGCCCAGCGCGCTCAGTGGCAATCAGGCGCACTGGGTCAATCGGCACACCGTCTACACCCACGGCGACGGGTTCGTCGCGGCGCCGGCCAACCGGGTCAACGCGGCGGTCAGGGAGGCCGGGGACGCCTCGGCCAGCAACAGCGGCTACCCGATCTACGCGGTCAGCGACATCGCCTCCCAGCAGGCGGGCAACCAGGTGATCCCGGTGGAGCAGCCGCGCATCTACTACGGCGAGGTGATCGCCCAGGCCGACCCGGATTACGCCATCGTCGGCGGTGGCGACGAGCCACGCGAATACGACACCGACACGACCAAGTACACCTATACCGGTGCCGGCGGGGTGCCGATCGGGAACTGGCTCAATCGGCTGGCCTTCGCTGCCAGCTATGGCGAGCGAAACATCCTGTTCGCCAAGGCGATCGGTCCCGAATCGAAGATCATCTTCCATCGCGATCCGAGCACGCGGGTCGAGCGGGTGGCGCCGTGGCTGACCGTCGACAGCAATCCCTATCCGGCGGTCGTCGATGGCCGGATCGTCTGGATCGTCGACGCGTACACCACGATCGACGGCTATCCCTACGCGGCGCGGACCTCACTGTCGGCACTGGGCGGCGACGAACCGACCGCGCCGGGCTCGCAGCGCGAGATCTCCTACGCGCGTAACTCGGTCAAGGCCACCGTCGACGCCTACGACGGCACCGTCACGCTCTACCAGGTCGACGAGCAGGATCCGGTGCTCGCGGCCTGGATGCGAGTGTTCCCCGGCACTGTCGAACCCGAGGACGCGGTGAGCGAGGACCTGCGCGCGCACTTCCGGTATCCGGAGGACCTGTTCGTCATCCAGCGCGAGATGCTGGCCCGCTACCACGTGGACGAGCCGCGAGAGTTCTTCACCAACAACGCGTTCTGGTCCGTGCCCAGTGATCCGACCTCCGACACCAATCCGCAGCAGCCACCGTTCTACGTACTGCTCGGCGACCCGGCACCCTCGTTCCGGCTCGCCAGCGCGATGGTCGGGTTCCGTCGAGAATTCCTCTCCGCCTATATCTCCGTGCGGTCCGACCCCGAGGACTACGGCAAGTTCACGATTCTGCAGCTGCCCACCGACACCCTCACCCAGGGGCCACAGCAGATCCAGAACTCGATGATCTCCGACACCAGAGTGGCTTCCGAGCGAACGCTGCTCGAACGATCGAACCGGATCCAGTACGGCAATCTGCTGACGCTGCCGATCGCCGACGGCGGGGTGCTGTATGTGGAACCGCTGTTCACCGAACGGATTTCGACGAGCCCGAACGGGTCGACCTTCCCGCAGTTGGCGCGGGTGCTGGTGAGTTACCGCGAGCCGGGCACCGGCGGGGTGCGAGTCGGTTATGCCCCGACCCTGGCCGAGGCGTTGGATCAGGTCTTCGGCCCCGCGACCGGCAATCTGGCCACCGCGCCCGGTGGAAGTCCCGCCGCGCCGCCACCGCCGGGCCGACCGGAGGCGCCGCCCGAGGAACCCGGCGAGGACGCGCCGACGGTGGCGCCGCCCGTGCTCGACGAGGCGGCGATCGCTCGGCTGGAGGCGGAGCTGGACGCGGCCCGGCGCGCGCTCGACCGGCTCGAACAGCAGCTCGGTGAGGTGCTGCGGCCCGGCGAGTGAGGGGGTCGCTCCGACGGGCGCAGTGCGGTCAGCTCGGCGGCGACGATGAGTGGGCGTCGTCTGCGACCCCTGGGCCGGTCGGGAAAACCAGTGGATTGGCCGTGACAAGATCAATCAGTGCTGTTGACGATCTCCACGACCCATTCACCCGCGACCGATCTCGGGTACCTGCTGGTCAAACACCCCGACCGGGTGCAGTCGTTCGAAACGACCGGCGGGACGGCACATGTCTTCTACCCGCGCGCCGATGTCGAGCGCTGCACGGTCGCCCTGCTGCTCGAGATCGACCCGGTGGAGTTGGCGCGACCGGCCAAGGGCCACCACGGTTCCGCGCTGGGACGGTATGTCAACGACCGACCCTATGTGGCGTCGAGCCTGCTGTCGGTGGCCCTGGGCAAGGTGTTCCGGTCGGCGCTCAACGGCACCAGCCGTGATCGCGCCGAGCTGGCGGACACCGCGATTCCGCTCGAGATCGAGGTGCCCGCCGTGCCGTGCCGTGGCGGCGGCGCGATCGTGGAGCGGCTGTTCGCGCCGCTGGGCTGGACCGTCACGACGACGACGGTGCCGCTGGACCCGGAGTTCCCGGATTGGGGCGATTCGCCCTACATCCAGCTGCGGCTGACCGGCACGCTGCGATTGGCCGACGCGCTCAATCACCTCTACGTGCTGCTGCCGGTGCTCGACGACGCCAAGCACTACTGGGTCGATCAGGACGAGGTCGACAAGCTGTTGCGCGCCGGTGACGGCTGGCTCGGCGACCACCCCGATCGAGAGTTGATCGCCCGGCGCTACCTGGCCGGACGACGCTCGCTGACCCAGTCCGCGCTCGAACGCCTGCGCGGGGTGGACGAGCAGGCCGAGGACGTGGACGCACCCGCCGACGCCGTCGAGCGCGCCGAAGCCGCCGAGCGGCGCACGCCGTTGGTCCGGCTGCGCACCGCCGCCGTGCTCGCCGCGCTGGCCGAATCCGGCGCGGCCCGCGTCCTCGATCTCGGTTGTGGTCCCGGCGCGCTGCTGCTCGCCCTCGATGCCGAACCCCGCTACACCCGGATCGTCGGCGCTGATGTGTCCGCGGCCGCCCTGGCCATCGCGGAACGACGGTTGAAGTTCGACCGCAAGTCCGACCGGCAGCGCGCCCGGCTCACCCTGATCCAGACGGCGCTGACCTATCACGACGACCGCCTGCGCGGCTTCGACGCGGCGGTGCTCATGGAGGTGATCGAGCACCTCGACGAGGCCCGGCTGCCCGCGCTCGAACGCGCCGTGTTCGGCCATGCCGCGCCCGGCGCGGTCATCGTGACCACGCCGAACGTGGAATACAACGCCCGCTACGAAACCCTCGACGGGCACCGTCACCACGATCACCGATTCGAGTGGACCCGTGCGGAATTCGCCGCATGGAGTGCCCGCGTGGCCGAGACCTTCGGCTACACCGTCGACCTGCGTCCGGTCGGCGATCTCGACCAGGAGCTCGGCTCCCCCACCCAGCTCGCGTTCTTCCGGAGGGCCGCATGAATCTCGACATCCCCGAGCTCTCGCTCATCGCGCTGATCGGCATCTCCGGGTCCGGCAAGACCACCTTCGCGCGCGAACACTTCAAGCCGACCGAGGTGCTGTCCTCGGACGTCTTCCGCGGCTTGGTCTCCGATGACG
Proteins encoded in this window:
- a CDS encoding LppP/LprE family lipoprotein produces the protein MKKTVRMGALIAVAAALIVGCGDESGSATGTSTSRATTSTPVQPAPGTETEAPAAEQPGPTAGNPGPTAGNPGPTAGNPGPQPGDDISGPDRCIDPASAGVQNALAGFGGGWVAVQASPDQPGNCGQLLWVRAVGGNSAGAPIHIMFFHEGAYLGTATSEPYAFTHVAGANGNAVTVEYKWLVGDEPFAAPQGGPATITYTWTGSGVAMSDPLPPEVTQPHR
- a CDS encoding DUF1304 domain-containing protein, with amino-acid sequence MTVVALVFTGIAVLLHGYIFVMESLQWTAPRTRATFGTSAQEAEATREMAFNQGFYNLFLAIVAAVGMGFTAFGDAGIGLALVLAGAGSMVAAGLILLISSPDKARAALIQLTPPLIGCAALVIARL
- a CDS encoding UPF0182 family protein, which produces MSAHDGSASTQLPRGLRRLLIAVTVFFVALIIVPQLIGAYINWLWFGEVDYRAVWATVLLTRITLFALISLCVGGAVFTAMWLAYRFRPAFFPRTKTDDPLDVYRQLLARWPLRFGLGVAIGLGLICGAIGQSRWETVQLFLRGGSFGQRDPEFGLDVGFFVFDLPFYRLVLSWLFVIVFFAFLVCLATHYLFGGIQLRGKGVGLSHAARIQLAVLVGTFFLLKAVAYWFDRYALLTSKRREPTFAGAGYTDVNAVLPARFILFAIALICAVAVFSALVLRDLRVPAMAAALLLLSSIVAGGVWPLAVEQFSVRPNAADMESPYIERNIAATRQAYNIGSDRVEYQSYPGVGSAPPPQVPADRTTIANIRLLDPQVLSRTFTQQQQLKNFYSFPDNLDLDRYRLDGDLRDYVVAARELTPSALSGNQAHWVNRHTVYTHGDGFVAAPANRVNAAVREAGDASASNSGYPIYAVSDIASQQAGNQVIPVEQPRIYYGEVIAQADPDYAIVGGGDEPREYDTDTTKYTYTGAGGVPIGNWLNRLAFAASYGERNILFAKAIGPESKIIFHRDPSTRVERVAPWLTVDSNPYPAVVDGRIVWIVDAYTTIDGYPYAARTSLSALGGDEPTAPGSQREISYARNSVKATVDAYDGTVTLYQVDEQDPVLAAWMRVFPGTVEPEDAVSEDLRAHFRYPEDLFVIQREMLARYHVDEPREFFTNNAFWSVPSDPTSDTNPQQPPFYVLLGDPAPSFRLASAMVGFRREFLSAYISVRSDPEDYGKFTILQLPTDTLTQGPQQIQNSMISDTRVASERTLLERSNRIQYGNLLTLPIADGGVLYVEPLFTERISTSPNGSTFPQLARVLVSYREPGTGGVRVGYAPTLAEALDQVFGPATGNLATAPGGSPAAPPPPGRPEAPPEEPGEDAPTVAPPVLDEAAIARLEAELDAARRALDRLEQQLGEVLRPGE
- a CDS encoding 3' terminal RNA ribose 2'-O-methyltransferase Hen1 gives rise to the protein MLLTISTTHSPATDLGYLLVKHPDRVQSFETTGGTAHVFYPRADVERCTVALLLEIDPVELARPAKGHHGSALGRYVNDRPYVASSLLSVALGKVFRSALNGTSRDRAELADTAIPLEIEVPAVPCRGGGAIVERLFAPLGWTVTTTTVPLDPEFPDWGDSPYIQLRLTGTLRLADALNHLYVLLPVLDDAKHYWVDQDEVDKLLRAGDGWLGDHPDRELIARRYLAGRRSLTQSALERLRGVDEQAEDVDAPADAVERAEAAERRTPLVRLRTAAVLAALAESGAARVLDLGCGPGALLLALDAEPRYTRIVGADVSAAALAIAERRLKFDRKSDRQRARLTLIQTALTYHDDRLRGFDAAVLMEVIEHLDEARLPALERAVFGHAAPGAVIVTTPNVEYNARYETLDGHRHHDHRFEWTRAEFAAWSARVAETFGYTVDLRPVGDLDQELGSPTQLAFFRRAA